The following are encoded together in the Salvia hispanica cultivar TCC Black 2014 chromosome 6, UniMelb_Shisp_WGS_1.0, whole genome shotgun sequence genome:
- the LOC125196215 gene encoding serine/threonine-protein kinase D6PK-like, whose product MPHDARGSLIQGVDSIDMSCASKVEYKSSSAPPSSRPPHHPSTKHYRHGGGSSGSHAVPKDSVPKDHIMKTIYAPSGSMVVSKRSYKTAHLVMRKDGDIGGMDEGTEKEKGEPGSARKQPVSNGKIEQRAEDDKISDSNGEEPVKVDSLPAKEPKVGSGFCPSPQGSFYSTTQYAEAKESFTNTEVSECGKSESGEVSNSGDFVVESRKTSIYRGSTGSDVSDESSSSSFSSTMYKPHKANDTRWEAILAVRSCNSGALELKNFRIFKRLGCGDIGSVHLAELIGTRTLFAMKVMDKEALASRKKILRAQTEREILQSLDHPFLPTLYTHFETEKFSFLVMEFCPGGDLHALRQKQPGKFFPEHAARFYLAEVLLALEYLHMLGIIYRDLKPENVLVRDDGHIMLSDFDLSLRCAVSPTLVQSSNTNAESKNSGYCVQPTCMEPSCAIQPACIQPTCFGPRFGKSKKDKKSKPKQEVFNQVTPLPELIAEPTSARSMSFVGTHEYLAPEIIKGEGHGSAVDWWTFGIFLYELLFGRTPFKGAGNRATLFNVVGQPLRFPDSPTVSFAARDLIRGLLVKEPQHRLAYRRGATEIKQHPFFQSVNWALIRCASPPDVPPPFVMSEVAAVPAPAAAPSPSPAEAAGKGQGVDVKPSGNYYEIDFF is encoded by the exons ATGCCTCACGACGCTAGGGGATCCCTTATCCAAGGAGTGGATTCAATAGACATGAGCTGCGCTAGCAAGGTGGAATACAAGTCTTCTTCTGCACCTCCATCAAGCCGCCCGCCCCACCATCCTTCTACGAAGCACTACAGGCACGGTGGAGGCTCATCCGGATCTCATGCAGTTCCCAAGGACTCAGTGCCTAAGGATCATATAATGAAGACAATCTATGCCCCGTCTGGCTCTATGGTCGTCTCAAAACGCTCCTACAAAACTGCTCATCTAGTCATGCGAAAAGACGGGGATATTGGTGGAATGGACGAAGGAACAGAGAAAGAGAAGGGGGAACCGGGTAGTGCACGGAAACAGCCAGTAAGCAATGGTAAGATCGAGCAACGGGCTGAAGATGACAAGATTTCTGATTCTAATGGAGAGGAGCCGGTTAAGGTTGACTCATTGCCTGCTAAAGAGCCTAAAGTAGGAAGTGGGTTTTGTCCGAGCCCTCAAGGCAGTTTCTACTCCACGACGCAGTATGCAGAAGCTAAAGAGAGCTTCACTAACACTGAAGTGAGTGAGTGTGGGAAGTCTGAGAGTGGTGAAGTCAGCAACTCAGGTGACTTTGTTGTTGAGAGTAGGAAGACTAGCATATATAGAGGGAGCACAGGCAGTGATGTCAGTGACGAGAGCAGCTCCAGTAGCTTCAGCAGCACTATGTACAAGCCGCACAAAGCTAATGACACAAGGTGGGAAGCGATTCTAGCTGTCAGGTCTTGTAACAGTGGGGCGTTGGAGTTGAAGAATTTCAGGATTTTCAAGAGATTGGGATGTGGGGATATCGGCAGTGTCCATCTCGCTGAGCTGATAGGGACGAGGACTTTGTTCGCCATGAAAGTGATGGACAAGGAAGCCCTAGCTAGCCGGAAAAAGATCCTCAGAGCTCAGACGGAGAGAGAGATTCTTCAGTCTCTCGATCACCCCTTTCTTCCCACTTTGTACACTCACTTTGAGACGGAGAAGTTCTCGTTCCTGGTGATGGAGTTCTGCCCCGGGGGAGATTTGCACGCGCTTAGACAGAAGCAGCCCGGGAAGTTCTTCCCCGAGCACGCTGCAAG GTTTTATTTGGCTGAAGTTCTCCTTGCTCTCGAATACCTGCACATGCTTGGGATCATCTACAGAGATCTCAAACCCGAGAACGTGCTCGTGAGAGACGACGGCCACATAATGCTCTCCGATTTCGACCTCTCCTTGAGGTGTGCAGTGAGCCCAACGCTGGTCCAGTCCTCGAACACCAATGCAGAGTCCAAGAACTCGGGCTACTGCGTCCAGCCCACCTGCATGGAGCCCTCGTGCGCGATCCAGCCCGCCTGCATCCAACCTACATGTTTTGGGCCGCGTTTTGGCAAATCTAAGAAAGACAAGAAGTCTAAACCCAAACAAGAGGTATTCAACCAGGTAACCCCCCTCCCAGAGCTGATAGCCGAGCCCACAAGTGCTCGCTCCATGTCATTTGTGGGCACACACGAGTATCTAGCACCGGAGATCATCAAGGGAGAAGGCCACGGCAGTGCAGTGGATTGGTGGACCTTCGGGATCTTCCTCTACGAGCTCTTGTTTGGGCGGACGCCCTTCAAAGGGGCAGGGAACCGGGCCACGTTGTTCAATGTCGTGGGGCAGCCACTGAGGTTCCCGGATTCGCCCACAGTCAGCTTTGCTGCGAGGGATCTCATCCGTGGCCTGCTCGTGAAGGAGCCACAGCATCGCCTCGCTTATAGGAGGGGAGCAACCGAGATCAAGCAGCATCCCTTCTTCCAGAGTGTGAATTGGGCTCTAATTCGTTGCGCTAGCCCGCCTGATGTGCCACCCCCATTCGTGATGAGCGAGGTGGCTGCGGTTCCAGCTCCAGCTGCTGCACCTTCGCCCTCGCCGGCCGAGGCGGCTGGGAAGGGGCAAGGTGTGGATGTGAAGCCTTCGGGTAATTACTATGagatagattttttttag
- the LOC125193949 gene encoding nuclear pore complex protein GP210 → MLPLLLLFLLHHATSFPTPGPHITDVNILLPPKMTYPVEYRLQASDGCFKWSWDHHDILSVLPEFNASSRCSTSARLRSIAPYGGRKETAVYATDLNTGMVIRCKVYVDSISKIKIFHNSVKLDLDGLATLRVRAFDSEDNVFSSLVGLQFMWQLMPETHEMPHSLVHVPLKESPLSDCSGFCGDLDIQINLEESGVFSDFYVVKGTEIGHEIVSVNLLESSVGHLGDEIVITVAEAMSLDPPSPVHVLIGAVVRYTLKVIRSNIPHVVSLPSPFHQWSVLNSSVAQVDRAVGTVHALNLGVTAVAVEDTRVVGHMQISSLHVVIPDNMLLFMSPLSSSGDRIEDIEPIPSVSRWYVVAGRLYIILVKVFSPGPGAHEIYITESDEIKLHSNQDEFWNILPLSEGATAMSNYRMLDAKSYGLGKLTATLAYHTGHDVKKEVLKVFQEVMVCEQIKFINEGGSGDVEKILLPWVTGVYQELELKASGGCSMSSSDYKWFSSDMSIASVSVSGIVQAKKPGKATIRAVSIFDSLNYDEVVIEVSVPHSMVLLPNFPTEAPVGSHVQASVTLKASTGAYFHACDAFRSFIRWKTESDSFIIVNTSTEVFIPGIKEAAERHSIPYGLPCSWTNIYAASSGRTLVRATLIRDHQLAEHAGRESVVLKASSPIAAFLPLIIHQASDGNQFGGYWFNWVHAESQNQLGSLDYLYLVPGTHLDVMLHGGPERWGKDVEYVENVAVMAEQDGLVKDKISVHQIPTSYGNPYRIGCDSLGTFRLVFRRGNLMGEDHHLPVVSEVQLLLICSFPSSIVIIADEAMNTPLAIQSAARAERLPSRMRTTPIKVANGRKIRASAVGLSDSGKAFANSSSIFLSWELAECEGLALWDETESSTLYSSWERFLILQNTSGLCTVRSTAVSFHSLGRNDLAAKFETSIDTLTDAIQLQLVSSLGVTPEFSLLFFNPEARLNISITGGSCFLDTLVNDTHIVEVIQQIPDYDCSQLTLAPKSLGSALVTVQDVGLVPPLSASSTVQVADMDWIKISTGEQISIEKGSLQSINFLVGVSDGRTFDPSQYIYMKISVHIEEDIVDVMENNDTPIVGNRYLCGGPTFTLQGTHLGVTTIYLSAFQHSGHEIVSQLFKVEVYAPPMVHPRDIFLVPGASYVLTVRGGPKIGSHVRYSSLDDQTAQVHKFSGQLSAISPGNSTLVATIYGVGDIMLCRAYGIVKVGIPSSAILNVQSEQLAVNCKMPIYPSLSEGNLFSFYELCNNFKWAVGDKDVLDFQGAEHAHGRGNRSLKTSLNELDLNFVQVLHGISAGKTKVAVSFSCNFKNSNSLSKPMFYTASVSVSVVPDLPLALGSPITWILPSYYTSSDLLPLTSHAYGKGGSLSDKGIAYSLLGPEKGKIDELRDNDLYIDGAKIITKDSDSVACILAKDKTSGRTDVASCVRVAELDQIRMADEFHVHMVALDADLALPIRYHDVLGNPFHEAHNITLFEVETNYPHIVSIGKYGHGTINFHAKSEGVALVQVSFVNNPRKAVYAVISVGPQLYPQNPVIHQGASLNFDIKGLGDSASGQWFSSNESVVCIERLSGKAEATGEGTALVHFEGTSSSFKLHTTVTVLKGNIVSVDAPNEVITNVPIPVEGYAFSVKFNDEVSGRKMLSSFDCAVNPPKIGFARPWKDPYTGSMHCLFFPHSPQHLARSAVNTGGDSPHQVLVSIRASLTDDHQISGSASALFVGGFVLETDGKNSLYMNLTPDSNKRVITLTGNTNVELSWLDRNNLIVRPIHGGNPAVAKYEISARGPSRIQDHLVFSLPSTGQRVEVSVSYDPRDRETATKPANLTFWAAISALLFLLIFTVTFGIWYLDRPDRSPPRVAFGSPGIAAPATPKRSSPAVVSEHSPRTPQPFIDYVRSTIDETPYYRQDFRRRVNPQHTF, encoded by the exons ATGCTTCCgcttctcctcctcttccttctTCACCATGCGACGTCGTTTCCGACCCCCGGTCCCCACATCACCGACGTCAACATACTCCTCCCGCCCAAAATGACCTACCCCGTCGAGTACAGGCTTCAGGCCAGCGACGGCTGCTTCAAATG GTCGTGGGATCATCACGACATACTATCGGTGTTGCCGGAGTTCAATGCGAGCAGCCGCTGCTCGACTAGTGCTCGGTTGCGGTCGATTGCGCCCTACGGCGGCCGCAAGGAGACTGCGGTTTACGCCACTGACTTGAACACCGGAATGGTGATTAGGTGCAAGGTTTATGTGGATTCAATATCTAAGATTAAGATTTTCCATAACTCTGTCAAGCTTGATCTGGATGGACTCGCTACTCTACGTGTTCGAGCATTTGACTCTGAAg ACAATGTCTTTTCCTCCCTGGTGGGCCTGCAATTCATGTGGCAGTTGATGCCTGAAACCCACGAAATGCCGCATAGCCTTGTCCATGTTCCTTTGAAGGAGTCTCCATTGAGTGATTGCAGTGGTTTTTGTGGTGACTTGGACATTCAAATAAACCTTGAAGAAAGTGGTGTTTTTTCAGACTTTTATGTAGTCAAGGGCACTGAAATTGGCCATGAGATTGTTTCTGTTAATCTGCTGGAATCATCAGTGGGGCACTTGGGGGATGAAATTGTAATAACTGTTGCAGAAGCAATGTCTCTAGATCCTCCATCACCCGTACATGTCCTTATTGGTGCTGTTGTTCGATATACTCTTAAAGTCATCCGTAGCAATATTCCCCATGTTGTAAGTTTACCATCTCCGTTCCATCAATGGTCTGTTCTGAACTCTTCAGTGGCTCAAGTGGATAGAGCCGTGGGTACAGTTCATGCATTGAACTTGGGGGTTACAGCAGTTGCTGTTGAAGATACCAGGGTTGTAGGACACATGCAAATATCATCTCTACATGTTGTCATACCTGATAATATGTTGTTATTCATGTCACCTCTTTCTTCTTCTGGTGATCGTATTGAGGATATTGAGCCCATTCCCTCCGTGTCTCGCTGGTATGTAGTGGCTGGACGTCTATATATAATTCTTGTTAAGGTCTTCTCTCCAGGACCTGGAGCACATGAAATTTATATAACAGAAAGTGATGAAATAAAGTTGCACAGTAACCAAGATGAATTCTGGAATATTCTCCCACTTTCAGAAGGTGCTACTGCTATGAGCAATTATAGAATGTTGGATGCAAAATCATATGGTCTGGGAAAGCTTACTGCAACTTTGGCTTATCACACTGGTCATGATGTAAAGAAAGAAGTTCTTAAGGTTTTTCAAGAAGTCATGGTATGcgaacaaataaaatttattaatgaagGAGGCAGTGGTGATGTGGAAAAAATTCTCCTCCCATGGGTCACTGGTGTCTATCAGGAACTGGAGCTTAAAGCAAGTGGAGGTTGCTCAATGTCCTCCAGTGACTATAAGTGGTTTTCTTCAGACATGTCTATTGCTTCTGTATCTGTCTCTGGGATCGTTCAGGCAAAAAAGCCTGGGAAGGCAACTATTAGAGCAGTGTCCATCTTTGATTCATTGAATTACGATGAGGTGGTTATTGAAGTTTCCGTTCCCCATTCGATGGTTTTGCTGCCTAACTTTCCAACGGAAGCACCTGTTGGCTCACATGTTCAAGCGTCCGTTACATTGAAAGCATCAACTGGTGCATATTTCCATGCATGTGATGCTTTCCGGTCCTTCATCAGATGGAAAACGGAGAGCGACTCATTCATAATTGTCAATACAAGTACGGAAGTATTTATTCCAGGCATAAAAGAAGCTGCTGAACGACACTCCATTCCATATGGTCTTCCGTGTTCATGGACAAACATATATGCTGCAAGTTCTGGTCGAACTTTGGTGCGTGCAACATTGATCAGGGATCATCAACTAGCAGAACATGCTGGTAGGGAATCTGTTGTCTTGAAAGCATCCTCGCCTATTGCTGCATTTTTACCACTTATTATTCACCAGGCAAGTGACGGGAACCAGTTTGGTGGTTATTGGTTCAATTGGGTTCATGCTGAATCTCAAAATCAGCTGGGCAGTTTGGATTATCTGTATCTTGTGCCTGGCACTCACTTGGATGTAATGCTTCACGGGGGACCGGAAAGATGGGGCAAGGATGTTGAGTACGTTGAGAATGTTGCAGTGATGGCTGAACAGGATGGTCTTGTGAAAGATAAGATTTCAGTCCATCAAATACCAACCAGCTATGGGAATCCATACAGAATAGGGTGTGATAGCTTGGGAACCTTCAGACTTGTTTTCAGACGTGGAAACTTAATGGGAGAAGACCATCATTTACCTGTTGTATCTGAAGTGCAATTGTTGCTTATATGCAGCTTTCCATCATCAATTGTAATAATAGCTGATGAAGCTATGAACACGCCTCTAGCTATACAGTCTGCAGCTCGGGCTGAACGGTTGCCGAGCAGAATGCGCACCACCCCAATTAAAGTAGCCAATGGACGTAAAATACGAGCATCAGCTGTTGGTCTTAGTGATTCGGGAAAAGCTTTTGCAAATTCATCTTCTATCTTTTTGAGTTGGGAATTAGCTGAGTGCGAAGGACTGGCTCTCTGGGATGAGACTGAAAGTTCAACATTATATTCCAGCTGGGAAAGGTTTTTGATCTTGCAGAATACATCTGGACTCTGTACTGTGCGTTCCACTGCTGTTAGCTTTCACTCTTTGGGCCGTAATGATTTAGCTGCTAAGTTTGAAACTTCTATCGATACTCTTACAGATGCAATCCAGCTGCAACTCGTTTCGTCTCTTGGAGTCACTCCAGAATTCAGCTTGTTGTTTTTCAATCCTGAAGCTAGGTTGAATATCTCTATAACTGGAGGGAGCTGTTTTCTGGACACATTGGTAAACGATACTCATATTGTCGAAGTAATACAACAGATCCCTGATTATGATTGTTCACAACTAACACTGGCTCCTAAAAGCCTAGGCTCTGCACTTGTAACTGTTCAGGATGTTGGGCTAGTTCCTCCTCTTTCTGCATCTTCGACTGTCCAAGTTGCAGACATGGACTGGATCAAGATTTCAACCGGAGAACAAATAAGCATTGAGAAGGGAAGTTTGCAGTCTATTAACTTTTTGGTTGGGGTCAGTGATGGGCGTACTTTTGACCCTTCTCAGTACATTTACATGAAAATTAGTGTCCACATTGAAGAAGATATAGTTGATGTTATGGAGAATAATGACACTCCAATAGTTGGTAATAGATACTTATGTGGTGGGCCAACTTTCACGTTGCAAGGCACGCATCTTGGAGTGACAACAATATATCTTAGTGCTTTCCAACACTCTGGACATGAAATTGTTAGCCAGCTGTTTAAGGTGGAAGTATATGCACCACCAATGGTACATCCCCGTGACATATTTCTTGTACCAGGTGCTTCTTATGTGCTTACAGTCAGGGGAGGCCCTAAAATTGGTTCACATGTTCGGTATTCCAGTTTGGATGATCAAACTGCTCAAGTTCACAAGTTCTCAGGGCAACTATCGGCAATTTCACCAGGGAACAGTACTCTTGTTGCCACAATTTATGGTGTTGGTGATATCATGCTTTGTCGAGCATATGGCATAGTTAAAGTTGGAATTCCTTCATCAGCCATTTTAAATGTCCAGAGTGAACAACTTGCTGTTAACTGCAAGATGCCAATATATCCTTCGCTGTCGGAGGGGAATTTGTTTTCCTTCTATGAACTCTGTAACAATTTCAAGTGGGCTGTGGGAGACAAAGATGTGTTGGATTTTCAAGGGGCAGAGCATGCGCATGGTCGAGGCAACAGAAGTCTGAAAACATCCTTAAATGAGCTTGACCTCAACTTTGTACAAGTTCTTCACGGAATATCAGCTGGCAAGACGAAAGTTGCAGTTTCGTTCTCATGCAATTTCAAGAATTCCAATTCGTTGTCAAAACCAATGTTCTACACTGCATCTGTGTCAGTATCGGTGGTCCCTGATCTTCCACTTGCTCTTGGATCACCAATAACCTGGATCCTTCCTTCTTACTATACCTCTTCTGATCTCTTACCGTTAACTTCACATGCCTACGGTAAAGGGGGTTCTTTGAGTGATAAAGGCATTGCTTATTCCTTGTTAGGACCggaaaaggggaaaattgATGAGTTACGTGACAatgatttatatattgatgGTGCTAAAATCATAACTAAGGACTCGGACAGTGTTGCATGCATACTAGCAAAAGACAAGACAAGTGGAAGAACTGACGTTGCATCTTGTGTAAGGGTGGCGGAGTTGGATCAAATCAGAATGGCGGATGAGTTTCACGTTCACATGGTTGCTTTAGATGCTGATCTTGCCCTTCCCATCAGGTATCATGACGTTCTTGGAAATCCTTTCCACGAGGCACATAACATCACTCTGTTTGAAGTGGAAACTAACTATCCTCACATTGTATCAATTGGCAAATATGGTCATGGGACTATCAATTTTCATGCCAAAAGTGAAGGTGTAGCTCTTGTTCAAGTGTCTTTCGTCAATAATCCTCGGAAAGCAGTATATGCTGTCATCTCTGTTGGTCCTCAGCTGTATCCACAGAATCCCGTCATTCACCAGGGAGCTAGTCTCAACTTCGACATAAAAGGTTTAGGTGATTCAGCATCAGGGCAGTGGTTCAGTTCCAATGAGAGCGTTGTGTGTATTGAAAGGCTATCTGGAAAAGCTGAAGCCACTGGAGAAGGTACAGCCCTAGTTCACTTTGAGGGTACAAGTTCGAGTTTCAAGCTTCATACAACGGTCACGGTGTTGAAAGGGAACATCGTCTCTGTTGATGCTCCTAACGAGGTTATCACAAATGTGCCAATTCCAGTAGAAGGATATGCTTTCTCAGTAAAGTTCAATGATGAAGTTTCTGGGAGAAAGATGCTAAGCTCGTTTGATTGTGCTGTTAATCCACCTAAAATCGGGTTTGCCAGGCCATGGAAGGATCCTTACACTGGCAGCATGCACTGCCTTTTCTTCCCTCACTCTCCTCAACATTTAGCTCGTTCAGCAGTCAACACAGGAGGAGATTCGCCACACCAGGTGCTTGTTTCTATTCGAGCTTCGCTGACGGATGATCATCAAATTTCTGGCTCTGCATCTGCTCTCTTCGTTGGAGGATTTGTCCTTGAAACCGATGGGAAGAACTCACTGTATATGAACCTGACTCCAGACTCCAACAAGCGTGTCATAACCCTAACCGGAAACACCAACGTCGAGCTCAGTTGGCTCGACAGGAACAACCTGATCGTTAGACCCATCCACGGGGGCAATCCTGCTGTAGCAAAGTATGAGATCAGCGCCCGTGGGCCCTCCAGAATCCAAGACCATCTCGTTTTCTCACTGCCATCAACTGGCCAGAGAGTTGAAGTCAGTGTTAGCTACGATCCCCGTGACAGAGAAACAGCCACGAAACCAGCAAACCTCACCTTCTGGGCTGCTATATCTGCTCTCCTCTTTCTACTGATATTCACAGTGACCTTTGGCATATGGTACCTTGACAGACCCGATAGATCGCCGCCACGAGTTGCCTTCGGCAGCCCGGGCATTGCAGCACCTGCCACCCCCAAGCGCAGCAGTCCGGCCGTGGTCAGTGAGCATTCGCCTCGGACACCGCAGCCGTTCATCGACTATGTTAGGAGCACCATAGATGAAACTCCTTATTACAGGCAAGACTTTAGGAGGAGGGTTAATCCTCAACACACCTTCTAG